The following proteins are co-located in the Lasioglossum baleicum unplaced genomic scaffold, iyLasBale1 scaffold0107, whole genome shotgun sequence genome:
- the LOC143219942 gene encoding uncharacterized protein LOC143219942, translating to MQGATSTPEINHIKILQINLNHCKNAQELLTQSAMQYAIDVVLISEPWSPPSYWHNDGHKSASIWLPQPGNKLNRVKCLFKSKGIVAVQIQDHTFISCYISPNISLVSYTERISELERFLDTINIDKCIIAGDFNAKSTVWGSRILDDHGTVVMEMCNNFGLIPKVSTGSHTFERNGHYSTIDILLCGSTAYNGITSSQILEDYTASDHRYLKHVLSTNTANTANFERKKKFKLDADRFSKTYLQITKIADPLKITSIEDIDAYIDMITEVFESTSYTLHQTIRRRKEVWWWNAEIAALRKASISSRRSLQRARIKLKKHPEISNEEVVRSLNKHNKNKKALKHEIARAKRKSWTTLIDEIDTDIWGRPYKAVMGRVAGKPPPSIPSEEETEEVIKTLFQTSPEPNQTNPNSDGTDTAYDASDRPFAEAEVLKAMKSVKKKAPGIDDIPSELVQLLSKIALPHVTQVINTCTTWDISQHPGRKDVWFLYRRNPGQMDVRE from the coding sequence atgcaAGGCGCAACTTCCACACCTGAAATAaaccatattaaaatattacaaatcAACCTAAATCACTGTAAGAACGCACAGGAACTACTCACCCAGTCAGCTATGCAATATGCGATAGACGTCGTACTCATCTCCGAGCCCTGGTCACCTCCATCATACTGGCATAATGATGGTCATAAATCCGCATCTATATGGTTACCACAACCTGGAAATAAACTTAATAGGGTTAAATGCCTCTTCAAATCGAAAGGGATTGTCGCCGTACAAATACAAGACCATACTTTCATCTCTTGCTACATCTCTCCAAATATAAGCTTGGTATCCTATACGGAAAGAATTTCAGAGTTAGAAAGGTTTTTAGACACTATAAACATAGATAAATGCATAATTGCTGGCGATTTCAATGCCAAGTCGACCGTATGGGGCTCAAGAATACTTGATGATCACGGCACGGTGGTAATGGAAATGTGCAATAATTTCGgactgattccgaaagtcagtaCAGGCTCGCACACGTTCGAAAGAAATGGTCACTATTCCACAATAGACATCCTACTATGCGGATCAACAGCATATAATGGTATCACTTCCAGCCAAATACTTGAAGACTACACGGCCTCCGATCATCGCTACCTGAAACATGTATTGTCTACGAACACAGCTAACACTGCCAACttcgagagaaagaaaaaattcaaaCTCGATGCTGATAGATTCTCCAAAACCTACCTTCAAATCACCAAGATTGCTGATCCCCTAAAAATTACATCAATAGAAGATATCGATGCATATATAGACATGATTACAGAAGTATTTGAATCCACCTCATACACACTACACCAAACCATTAGACGAAGGAAAGAGGTCTGGTGGTGGAATGCCGAAATTGCTGCTCTGAGAAAAGCGTCCATCAGCTCACGTCGATCGTTACAGAGAGCCCGCATCAAACTGAAGAAACACCCAGAAATATCCAATGAGGAGGTAGTCAGGAGTCTTaataaacacaataaaaataagaagGCATTAAAACATGAGATAGCAAGAGCAAAAAGGAAATCGTGGACAACACTCATTGACGAAATAGATACTGACATCTGGGGAAGACCATACAAGGCCGTAATGGGAAGGGTGGCAGGTAAACCCCCGCCTAGTATTCCATCAGAAGAGGAGACCGAAGAGGTAATAAAAACCCTCTTTCAAACGTCACCCGAGCCAAACCAGACCAACCCTAACTCCGACGGGACAGACACTGCCTATGACGCTTCTGACCGTCCTTTCGCGGAAGCAGAGGTACTAAAGGCGATGAAGTCGGTGAAGAAGAAAGCGCCCGGCATAGACGACATTCCTTCTGAACTGGTGCAACTTCTCTCTAAAATAGCACTGCCTCACGTCACGCAGGTAATAAACACGTGTACAACCTGGGATATTTCCCAACACCCTGGAAGAAAGGACGTCTGGTTCTTATACCGAAGAAACCCGGGCCAGATGGACGTACGGGAGTGA